Within the Phaseolus vulgaris cultivar G19833 chromosome 9, P. vulgaris v2.0, whole genome shotgun sequence genome, the region ttaactataaattttacaatataaataattgataactaaattttttataactaattaaatattaatttaaaaataatttattaataataaaaactattttttaataataaaaattacatctagtaatatttttaatttataaaataatatataatttaatcaatatatttgattaatgttttatttttagaattaatttgtatttaatgattttttctcTATGAACtattagggttttttttttacaaaacaaatatgtaacttttaaatttttttaatggcTCTTTTCAATAGTACTGTGggtttatttataaaaatttctccataaatctatatttataaaaattaaaattcatcaCACCTCCTCAAATGTCACATATCGTTTTAGATTTATTCATTCTACTTATGTGTAAACATTATTggttaacaattttttattttcaaaaaacaagaaaaaatcttttattaaatttcaaaagtttgTCTCATTGAGAAATTCTGAGAAATTATATTGGTTATGTCATAAAATTTTTCCTAGTAAAAAAAAGTGAGTTTCAATTTTTTACAACATATGAAATTCTCAATCTAAATTTTGGAAGGTGAAACGTGAGTTTTAATTTCCCAAAAATTTAACGTGTGTtctctatatttatttttcttgtgaCTAAACATCACTGGTtaagatatatttattttaaaaaatgaaaaaaatatttttttcttgttgttcaaaatttaaaaattcgtTCCATCTTGAGAAAGGGTAAGAAATTCATTTGGTTATCTcgttaaatttttatttctacaTATAGTTAAAAAAACTGCAGTTTATCGTTGGACCAACCAAAATATCATGTCCTCtccaaatatattttgtttatgtgactaaacataattgattaagatattgtttaaagaaaagaaaagatatctataaattactttattttggtacaaatttaaaaaatgttgtatCATTTTGGCTGAGAAATTTAACTGGTTATCTCATTACATATTGGGAGGTGAAAGGTTGAGTTTCAATGTCTAATTATGTGTTTTTATCTCATTGTTATAAATAGATtccaataaatataaataaatataaataataaatattttatttttgataaaacACTATAAGAATAAGTTGAAATAAAGACAAAAGTTCAACTTTGATCAAATAACATAGGCTATTTAGAGTTAGATTAAAGCGTCTGCAATTTGACACAAACATCAACATGAAGCTTAGTGTCGACTATGCAGACGGTAAACAAACACAAATGGATCAAAACAAACTTATGTCGGCTAAACcaacataaagaaaaacaaaaatatgaaagATTTTGCTATGACTATAAGTTGACTCTATCATGGAGTTGGGTGCAATTAGGATTGGACCGATGCTATCTCGAATTGGTACATGCTAGGGTTAGATCTATGATACTTTGATGAGCATATGCTAGGGCCATGTCGACGCTATCTGTTAGGTGGGTGTTTGGGCAAGACTGACGCTAGCTGGGTGAATTTACCaccactagtgcaaaaagaagaaaatgatactctttatttagtgcggcttttgcgCTACCCGCTTTCGTAAAACACACGGTGacatatttgaaattattttaatttacgaatgcggctatttgtatagccgcatttgtaaatcaaagagttttgatttacgaatgcggctatttatatagccgcacttgtaaatcaaagagttttgatttacgaatgcagcTATTtatatagccgcacttgtaaatcaaagcgcttgatttatatagccgcacttgtaaatcaaagcgcttgatttacgaatgcggctatttgtataaccgcacttgtaaatcaaagcgcttgatttacgaatgcggctatttgtataaccgcacttgtaaatcaaaacgttttgatttacgaatgcggttttacctttagccgcattcgtaaatccttttttaccctaaattttgaagcgtgccacacacaatttcatactttctttctcGTCTTTGCCTTCGTTTCGTGTTCGCACTCTGAATTCGTCTCTTTTGctgcatctgcattccatttgtgTCAATGTAAGTTTTTTGAGCTCTCTtccttcctcttcatcttcacaaatatatgcatagatgttttcgtttttcttataaatgtttttttccttgcattggtggtctcGAAGCACAGTTTCGTTGGCTGACATtcgtttttcttacattgtttggtTTCTTACATTGCTTAGtactctttcattgtcttcgtgGGTTCTTGTGGGttttttggtttgctccgtCGCTGTTTTCCTGTCCGCCGCCGCTTCTGTTGTCGTCGTTGTTGTTGGCGCTCCCGTGACCCTTCATCAACGTTGCCTTCACACAAGATTGatgatgttttaaaattttaattttttttaatgatttggcatatacaagtgcggctaaatcaaatagccgcacttgtaaatggtatttataaatgcggctatatagccgtatttgtatttcttgatttacaagtgcgtgttaatcaaatgcggctataaagccgcatttataaattcgaaatagccgcacttgttttatgtttctgcactagTGCACCCTGCAACTCATTTCTCTGTTtctcttaaaaataattaaatgttttcGTAGATAAAGATAGTGAGAAAGGGAGAAGACACACtgtatttttatattggtttgtATGACCACTTAACTTATGTCTAATTCTCAATCAACTGATTGAATTTCACTAAGCATAATAATGTTGCAAAGTACAATGAGAATATTATTTGAGCTCGTAGACACTGTTGACTAACCCTTTAAGTATTCTTAACATAATCTACTCTTGGCTTAAATGAGTATTTTTTGGGTTCAAAGTCACCCCTGGCTAGTCCCTTAAATATTCTGGACACAAACCACTTCTGTCTTAACTGAGTATTCTTTGCCAAACATTCATTCCTAGCTAAGATGAAGAAGTTGTATAAATGGTAATTAACTTATTACAAGTTTGCTTGCTAGAGAGTTTGATCATCTGGTGACGTGTGTGAGATAAATGTTCTCCCTTCTAGCTTGTTTATTTGAACATGATCAATATTCTTCTATGAAGTGTTTTATGGGCACACAAAAATGAGCAACATTTCAAAACTATACAACATGgtttttcataaatttcttCTCCTTGATTTGTTTTATATAGGGTCTAAAGAAGTGATCATTGTGAACAAATCTACAAGTTGAATCAACTTCAGTTCTTTTGCATGCTCTTTCGTCTGATGAACTTGATTTGACTATAATGTATTAAATTCActttttataagattaaatattCTCTTAATCTATTATACGTAATCTTCCCATATCAAGTTATCTTTACTTGGGCAGTGTGCCTTGACTTGATTTTGTCTACTTATGCATAGTCGTATGAGATAAATAGTCTTTCCAAAGCTATCAATGTTAAATGCTAGGAAGTTTTAGAGAAGAAATAACTTTAGCTCGAACTCCaaaaaatgttttgatgttGACTTTAGCTTATTTTTTCAACATATCTCTATGGCAGACGAACACTCCCTACAACATAGAATAAACATACATGTTTTGTGAAATACGAGGTTAATTTATTTCTATGTGTTTATCATCTGAACGCATATGTCTTCTATCAAACATAAAATAAGAGTACATTgtgttatattttatattaggcGAAACACTTGCATCTTACATGATTTTGGTGTTGAGCTTAACTATTGTCTTATGGACGAAGCATGACCATGTTTTTATACTTAGCTATTTTTAGCACTCAATCATATAGTGTTGGAACTTTTTTCTAACAAGCTTTTCTAAAGAAACACTTGATattgaaagaaataaagaaacaCATAGCAAGTATATTTGAACACAATCCTAATATATTTTGTCATATACTCATGTGATTGTAACCATGAGTGACAATTAAGAATACCCGAGAGAGGGGATTGAGAAAGGCATAATCAGGACTAGTTGGGTACttctttataataaatttttttattaatgaagccCTTTTTAGAGCTTTTTTATAGTAGAATTGGACATAGTCCCAGAGTTGCGATTGAACCAATGTGAATTATTGTATTGTTTTGAAAACTCTTATCTCTTAAATGGTTTAAACGTTTTGTAAGAAAAGCCTAGTAGCTTAATTCAACTCCTCCTTTTAGAGTCTATTTGATACTTCATTGATCCCTGTATTCAGTAATTCAAACGTGTACTTGTACTTTATACGtaatatttaaacaaaaattgatACTTTATTAACAACAATCAACAAAAATAagggaaaaaaatagaaataagtcatatataaaaaataaatattttagattgttTAAAATTGTCTATTTTGATTTCTTATAatgataataacaataattatgcATGTGCTTACTATCTTTTAGAATATTATAGTTGAGTATGTGTGATATTAGCAAGCTAAATGAGAAAGATAACTTTCCTTAGAAATCTCACATTGACTAGAAATAAGACCAAATTGTAATATATAAGCACGGTTCAACCCTTacttataagttaattttatgaTGATGAATTAGACTTAAACTTATTTTCTAATATGGTATGACTTCGAGTTGTCCAATTCTTGGTGTGAGAGGATGCGTTGAAAATCCAACATCGACAGAAGATAAGACCACTtaatgagattgagttagacaTAAATTCACATGTTCATGTTATATTCAAGGATATAATTTGCTATGCTTAATAATATATGCACAGTTTTTTAACTACCAAAAGTGATTAATCTTGAAAATGTAATACTCATTTGCACATAAGAACAAAACATAATGCTAGGCCACCATAAACTCCTAATACAAGTGTAAAATCATAGAACATAACATGTTAGGACAAAACATAATAGAAGACAACAAGCAACAAACATCGTTGACGTTGCCACTGAACCCAACCAATATCATCCATTCGCCATCCCATTCTCTCATCACATCTTTTGTCCACCCTCCCTCATTATCGTCAACAACATTATATGTAACTGATATTTCCTTATCCTttaatcttcttcttcattcttcaatCATGTTAAGCCTTATTCACAAAACGTGTTCTATCACGGTGTGTTCATGTTAGTCATTGAATGCGTTCTATTTTCTCAATGATGATGAAACATAGAGAATAATAGAACACAAAAGGACAACTAATGTGGAGTTTGAATGGGAATGAAAACATTTGAGAATGATTGGTTTGGTGGTGTTAAGATATACTAATGGATATACTAATGCTAATAATCTTTTTCGTTTTGGGGTCAGATATTGGAAGATGAGTTTAGTTCAATATTAATTTGATGTTATAACTAATACTCACATTATCTATCTTGATTTATTGATGTTTTGAAGGCAAAACCTAAAAAATTGTGATTTGAAAACCAACACATTATAGATGTGATCTATACATATCAATCAATAtttgtgttaaaaaaaataatgattacaCAAAAAATTTGACAATTGCTCCTTGCACCTAACAAAATCATTGATCCAAAATGACCAAAAGGCTCTCTATAGATTTTAAATATGTGTGGGGTGCAACTCAAAATGTATCTTGGATTTATATTCCAAAATACAATTTTGGGTTTGAGTTGTTGAAACACTTTCCTGGATTTTGgaatatgttttcaaattttgtttttcaaacttTCTTTTCCATAATGTATTTTGTGTATTCCAAAACTGCTTTTCCATAATAAGATTTTGATTTTCCCATTTTATTACATAATTTCATTTTcagtatatatattatgaatttcccttttcaaaatctattttttaattcagGAATGAGGGatgattttgaaatttcaaaagttAATTGGGTGGGTGTAAAATCATTGGGTGCAAGAAGCAATTGCCTagaaaatttgataaaaagaaGTAAGGCCTACATAATTTCTTCCTCCAACTCTatattttcttcctgcacctccatgaatctttcaattccaaaattacCCCCTTGAACAAAAGGtggaagatttttttattttttttttcattttcgaattgtacaatccatagaactttcaaaaatttaaaatttgaaatacaaaattgtatttCGAATTCTAGAATTCAGAAGATATTTTATGGattaaaaaatacatctaaattatacaattcaaaatacaaagtTGTATTATGAATTTTAGAGTTCAAAAAGTATTTTCTAGATTAAAAATACCTTCCAAACTCTAAAGTTTGGAATActatagaggtgcaggaagaaaacaTAGAGGTGAAGGAAGAAATTGGCGGCCTTTACAAAGGTAGTAGcccagaataaaaaaatattgtggcGTGTAGATATTCACTACTTTAATTATTTACTAACTTCCACTCCAAATGGCTTTAACTAATGAAATATTCTTTCATAATAACTATTTCATCTTCCGATCATATCTACTACTGAAACTCATTATTCAATATTTGTCTTCTTATTAAGACTTATAACAGAATTCCAGTGAATGTAAATTTTCACAACTTGAAATACTAGAAGATAGCTGAATTTGGCGATCAAAGTCGCAAGAActcaaaaatacaattatttgtTGGTTATCTAGTAAGTTTTGTGGTGAATGAAATTCCAGTGAACAGGAGCATGGAATTAAACAACGTTAGTGATATGATTTAGCAGGGTTTTTTTCACAaaagtgtaattttttttccaaaaattataattttgaataatttaaaaaaataaaataaaattggataAGTCGTACCCATAAAAGTATACACCATAgatataattttgaaagaaaaaaattctgaaattgtGTTGATGAGATGCAAGTTCCACTTTGAAatcaaagtatatttttttataatttttttatccaaaatcgtaatttttaataaatatacacGACTTTGGCAAAAAAACCGATTTAGCAGAGTAGATGAAATTTAACTCACTATAAACAATGATTTGTGGTGATAAATTCCCCATTTCATCTTATCTTTacatattaaacatataatgCTAAGCTCTATctttacaaaaacaaaaataaaactaaaaaagggTTAGCAAATGCAAAAAAAGAAGTTCTACATATTATCAAGACCAGATAcacattccaaaagagcaggaATTTGACCTACTCAACTGGTTAAGTTCCAACCCTCAACACCACCTGATCTTGCCAAGAGATTTTCCTCTTCACTGTCCTGTCTGAACCATTCCCAACATTTCTACAAACTGACAACTTGATGTCATTGTGCTGCTCTTCAATCACACTTGGTGTCATTCTTTTTTGTTCTTCAACCCTCATGGCCTCAGTACCAAGCAATTCCTCCTCTTCTGTCTGCTCATGATGGCACCAAAATAGATGGAAAACATAAGCCTACTGGAATGAAATATAAACAAAGACTACTTATCATTAAAACATAACATGTACAATTATTTACCGAAATCTGGTTCAAGTCAAAAAATGTACTGATGCTCTTCTTTGCAGCTTCTTTCCCACTGTGAATTCTATCTTCGTGATTTAAGTCAGGCACTGGAGCAGAATTAAGAAAAGAAGGATCTTTTTTACTAAGACTCCAAGCGCTCTGGTTTAAATCAAACATAGGAACTGTTTTTTGCACTGTGATCCCAACTCTATTGGAAATCCTTTCTTTAGAATTCAAATGAGAGGTTGTGACAGGGTTCAAAGTAGATTGCTTTCTATTATGTTTCTTGCCCTTTCGGATAAGGGTAGCATGGACTTTAAGCTTTTTCTGGTGTGAAATGTCTTGCTTTGGAGAAGGATTTTGCATCAAATATATGTAACGTTGCCTCAAAAATCTACAATTACAAGAGTGACAATTCTAAGGATAAACTCCTATGaatgaatataaaattattccACTATGAGAAAGTACTAAACTGAAATGCATGTGTTATTTTACCGAAGTTCTGTTGACAGTATTGAGTTTTTCTGCTTCGCAGACTGCAGTTTCATTCTCATGGCATTTGTTTCCTGAACAtattaaaaaggttttaagtgaTGATAAATAGTTTGCCAAatttgagagaaaaaagagCTAAAAACAAGCACCGAATAAAATCTTCCTAGAAAACTAAGTTCATCCTTAAAGATTGCATGGAGATCAGAAGCCATCCAAATGATTATatgaaacataaaaataaagcCAAGTAGCTTCAGGAAGAAAAGACTTCTTTTATGTGAATCACAGACAAACACTggaaataaaaagagaaaaagaaaactaGAACAAATCACACTGCTATGTATGTAATAACTGTTTCACATTTATTGCATCATGCAAAGGAAATAGCGTTAGTGGCATAATGAGAGGAACAAATAGGAAATACTCAAAACAACGACAAAACTCTTAAACAGCAATATGGTTTTCATGACAATCCTTGATTGTATGGGAAATTGGGAACAAAAACTAGAGAATGACAAACACTTTGATGTTCAAGCCCGAACTACAGTCTCATATCGGTAGACAAGGAACAACAATTTCACATGATcagaacataaaaatatatttttttttcaaaaattcagCATAAAACATAAGGTTTTCTATTTCCTTCCTCCAATAACAAACGAGCGCAAAGCCAAACTACAGTAAAAAAGGCAGAAAGACATGACAAGAAAGAGTAGATCTAtcataaaattttcaaactttaTGAAAATTGAGAAAAAGGGTTACCTCCTGTAGGTCCTTATAATCGTGCAAAAGACATTGATGTCTGAACCTAGCCGTCTGATCCTCACACACAACATAAGGTGCATACTCCACAGACACAACccctttcatcttcttcatcagaTCAGAAAATAACAGAGCAAACAGCAAACAAAGAACcaccaacaacaacaacaaaaaaagggAAAGGTAACAAGCAGATCAATGACAAGGTGAATGCTGAGTAGGTGGTAGGACAAGACGCAAGGGTGAAAAATAGTGTTGTTTTGACAGAAAGTGAAGAAGATGCGAATGTTTAAGGTTTTGCAGAAGGGCAATTAGGGGAACACATTTTTATGATAGAGAAAGTGATGAAGATGTGAAGCCATGTATGAAGCTAATTTTCTTTCTTCTGTACTTCCCATCCTTTTGGTCCATCAAGACCCTGGTTTTTTTATGTGAGAGTGTGTTTCCATGTTTCTTCTTTCATTGATTATTGGAGATCACTTTGGGTCTTAGCAGAGAGAGAAAATGGGAATGGGAATGGGAAAGGGTGagtgaaagagaaagagagtgtGGGAAGGGAACAAAGGAAGATACATCATGCTCTTCTTCTCTGTTATGTTCTACTATTAATTCACGTTCCCACCTTAATTTCAGGCTTAAGCACTTTTACGCCTAAACAAAcgggattttttttaataaaccttcgataaataaacaaaatcaagGATAAAATTTGTTTGATACTAAAAAGTAACTCTTGTAAATCtggtttttgaaataaaatattaatttatttaattatcgagtaaataatttatttttttctcgaGTTAATATAATATGTAAACTTATTATTactcaaaaaataattaatataaaccCTAGTATAACTATttacaataatataatattaccGAAATCGGTACACAGCAACTCGAATTTTAAACTCTGGAGAGTGGCATTTATCCTTGGAAAAACTGGCGGGAATTTAACTTCTCAGGAATCAAATTTTTgcctattttctttttattttgtaaaaaagtttaaaaaaatagattaaaaagataaaaaataagaaatttataGTTATAGTATGGTCTTTGgtttttaaataatgaatttaattgaaaataatttaaataataaaatacgaTCAGTTTACTATTAATTGTGTTGTataaatttaattcttttaaaaaattataactaaatttttgttatacatttttttgttaaaatttggaaaataattattatagatatgaaataaattatatagctgggaattttttatttaaaataaaattagatttaTATGAATAAACATGAATTGGTTAAAAGAATTATTTAACGTGTGACATTATATTACATATTTATTGAAGTATCATTGAATGatataagaatattaaaaaaaaattgaatataaaaaaatatatatcgtacaatatttattaaattataagatttttttttaaataaaacaatttaaaaatatatgaaataatcactacaataaaaaaaaaatagttttaacgGAAGTTTTACTTAACGaagattaatataattatatgaattgatttaattaacagATGTTATTTAAATCTTCATGTTTTAAAGTTATTCTAAATCCTAATCATAATAACGAAGACTTTTTTAACTTTcgttaatttttaaatatctattttaaaattttgacaaaataacattttttaactttcattaaatttcaaaaatttattttaaaatttgagcaaaaataatgaaaaaaatttaatcttcgttaaattcaaaaggtttattctaaaacttcagaaaaataatagagatttttttaacctcAACAAAAATAGCGGAGATGTTTTAACCTTggttaaatttcaaagatttagTGTAGAACCTCAATAAAACAATCTAGATTTttaaaacttcaataaataaatataattaaatctatttataaataactaattaaagattatatagttttaatatattttataactgaatttcctaaaattttgaaagtgtaaatttacattacaaataagtttttcaaagtttcaaaaatttcttttaaaagcaaaataaccttggataataagtattttgacaactaatcttggataataaatatttcatcAGTATTTACATATTTCTTAtgatttacatattttttatgattgatggtagttgTTTATATAATTCCTAGTCATTTTTGTTACAagctcatacttcaaaaaaaCCTGACTTATGTTGTTTTAGCTTTTGATGTACCTATACtttatgtgcaattttagtttaagttataattgttaaaatttaattctcataattttgaaatattttaaattaaggactttattttaaaatgcatccaataattaatttactttgaaagtgagaagtaataaagttaatttctcatCGCAATATGTTCTTGCAAGCTTTGAACACATGGTTTTGAAGTCCACATCTGACAAATAAtacaattatttaggatatataaagttGGGGCAGTAAGGGGATGGAAGAAGCAATattggagtaagaagaagatagtgcatatttagtgtttcttctcctttggtataatagacataagtgttcatgaattgtgattccttgttATGACTACCGTTGACAGTCATTGAACCTATGTCGGAGTACAGTGTGTTTATGGTGGGAGAGAGAAGTCAGAAGGATCTTTAGATATGGTAAAAATGGGGCTGAAATATTTCAAATGGCAAGTCATTTTACGAAAATTTTGTAACTCgtggtattttatggaggttttgaaacccataggtttttaaacccatggtatttaacCGGGCTTTTGAAAGACTTTTCTTGAGGTTTAAAAAAATCACGGAGAATGATTTAGCGGGAAAAATTACAACTCTATGTAAACGACTTAATAGAGGTTTTAACCCTGAATAATGTAAAAATTAAcctgttaaaaatattttttttagtgaatgtTGTATATTAGAACATTTAAATGTAGAgagttttaaataattaaattataaataacttaaataataatataaaataattgaatatatgaaattaattaataaaagttatatataagtttttttttgaaattagtGTAATTTAAAATCGAATTTATAAAATGGaaagatttttgttttaattctaaaattggataatcatatattaaaatacgatttaattgaaagaaaattgtaggattttacaaaattaaaagaaatgatATTTACCATATACAAGTTTGACACAAAATGATTTACattttacaatataaaaaaaatacgatttagttaaaatatatacaattcaAAAACGAAATTTAAAAGTTCAATTGATTAAGAAATCGTATATATAAAATACGATTTTCAAATAGAACGGGTACAGATCATACCATGTACGTTttcaacaaataatttttttatatataattaaagaatgacggaaagaaatataaaaacaagCAAGATCGGACTTGTCTGGACGAGAATCCTTGCAAGAAAACATGATTTTTGAAAggtaaaatcaaaataaagataaaaaacaacataaaactaaaatgtggactgAGTTGTCTTTCAATAAGCGAtcgtttaacgtcatctagcttgacACTTATTTATTTCAAAGTAGACAACTCCCTTTGTTGCATCCTGTTGTATGCATTATTCCTCGTtacaagaacatcttcaaccacaccataagGATATTTGATGGATCTATCTGCGAACTGCATCTTGGTGGGTTGAACCTCCAAATCGCCTAAATTCAGTACGACCCTGTCCACAGATAAAGCACCTATAGACACGGGAAGATTAAAACTTCTTAGGTTCTTGGATTTTTTAAGCAAGCCTTTTTGAGTCATGATACTGCATCTAGCCTTCAGCTTTCTATTTCTCTCTTCAATATAGCTCCTATTATTCAGAAATCTCTCAAATGTTGAATCTTACTTCAGATTTTCTGCCAAATAATTTCTAGGGAGCAAATTGTCAAAAAACTTTCTCTCCTTCTCTTTTTTTTGAAGGAGCGTGAGgatatgataaatatttttcaagaacacCTCTCttcttattttcacttttttcctcctcacttcttttcttctctctttctttttcatctctctttccctcagtctcatttttcttttctttttcaacccCTACCTCATTACCATCCCTTTCTCTTTCTATTCTACAACTCTCAGAGGCAATTTTATTACAATGCTCTTATGGGTTGGTTTAAACATTGGCTGAAAACTGGCCACTTTGTCTTTCTGCTACTTGTTTGGCCATTTGTTCCATTTGAATATCTATATTTCTGTCTGTCCATATTATTTCCGTGACTGGCTATAGTAGCTTTCATGACTTTTTCCAAGGTATCTTCCTATTTATTTAGTCTTTCAGTATCTGAAGGATATAtaggttgttgttgttgttggaaAGGACCTTGCATATTAGATGAACCATAATCTTGATTCCATACAAAATTTTGATGTTGATTGCTTCTCCAACATTGagaataattattattgttggaGAAACTATCTTGCCTTCCCTGATCACCCATGTAATTTACTTATGCTTCAGATGAAGTAACAATGACCATTGggatgatcacctccacaa harbors:
- the LOC137820576 gene encoding uncharacterized protein, translating into MKKMKGVVSVEYAPYVVCEDQTARFRHQCLLHDYKDLQEETNAMRMKLQSAKQKNSILSTELRFLRQRYIYLMQNPSPKQDISHQKKLKVHATLIRKGKKHNRKQSTLNPVTTSHLNSKERISNRVGITVQKTVPMFDLNQSAWSLSKKDPSFLNSAPVPDLNHEDRIHSGKEAAKKSISTFFDLNQISTEEEELLGTEAMRVEEQKRMTPSVIEEQHNDIKLSVCRNVGNGSDRTVKRKISWQDQVVLRVGT